In Acidimicrobiales bacterium, the following are encoded in one genomic region:
- the ribD gene encoding bifunctional diaminohydroxyphosphoribosylaminopyrimidine deaminase/5-amino-6-(5-phosphoribosylamino)uracil reductase RibD, whose protein sequence is MRDEAAMRRAVELAASVRTQTSPNPWVGCVIVSGASSFEGAHQGPGQAHAEAAALAAAGEAARGATLYCTLEPCSHVGRTGPCADAIVAAGVSRVVVGVLDPDPHVSGQGLARLRQAGIDVAVGVGAVAVEEQLAPYLSHRRTGRPWVVLKLAATLDGRVAAPDGSSRWITGPEARADAHRLRSESDAVLVGAGTVRADDPELTVRLETGPQPERQPLRVVLGRAPADAKVRPALELTGDLGQVLEDLGRRQILQVLVEGGPTVAHDFHASGLVDRYVVYVAPALLGGSDGRPVFDGPGAPTIGGLWRGRLRSVERLGEDLRIELAPPGNPPGAPAEAALAGVEAGG, encoded by the coding sequence ATGCGAGACGAAGCAGCCATGCGGCGGGCGGTCGAGCTGGCGGCTTCCGTCCGCACCCAGACCTCGCCCAACCCCTGGGTGGGGTGCGTGATCGTGTCCGGTGCCTCGAGCTTCGAGGGCGCCCACCAGGGCCCGGGCCAGGCCCACGCCGAGGCCGCAGCCCTGGCCGCGGCGGGGGAGGCGGCGCGGGGAGCGACCCTGTACTGCACCCTGGAGCCGTGCTCACACGTCGGTCGGACCGGGCCGTGCGCCGATGCCATCGTCGCTGCCGGAGTCTCCAGGGTGGTCGTGGGTGTCCTCGACCCTGATCCCCACGTCTCCGGCCAGGGGCTGGCCCGCCTGCGCCAGGCCGGGATCGACGTCGCGGTGGGGGTCGGGGCCGTCGCCGTCGAGGAACAGCTCGCCCCCTACCTCAGTCACCGCCGGACCGGCCGGCCCTGGGTGGTGCTGAAGCTGGCGGCGACCCTCGACGGGCGGGTGGCTGCGCCCGACGGCAGCAGCCGGTGGATCACCGGTCCCGAGGCCCGCGCCGACGCCCATCGACTCAGGTCAGAGAGCGACGCCGTCCTCGTGGGTGCCGGGACGGTGCGGGCCGACGACCCCGAGCTCACGGTGCGCCTGGAGACGGGCCCCCAGCCCGAGCGACAGCCGCTGCGCGTGGTGCTGGGGCGGGCGCCGGCGGACGCGAAGGTCCGTCCGGCGCTGGAGCTGACCGGCGACCTCGGCCAGGTGCTCGAGGATCTCGGTCGTCGGCAGATCCTCCAGGTTCTCGTCGAGGGAGGGCCGACGGTGGCCCACGACTTCCACGCCTCGGGGCTGGTCGACCGCTACGTCGTGTACGTGGCGCCCGCGCTCCTCGGCGGCTCGGACGGGCGCCCGGTGTTCGACGGTCCCGGTGCTCCCACGATCGGCGGGCTGTGGCGCGGGCGCCTGCGGTCGGTCGAGCGGCTCGGCGAGGACCTCCGCATCGAGCTCGCACCCCCCGGCAACCCGCCCGGCGCTCCCGCCGAGGCGGCCCTGGCCGGGGTCGAGGCGGGGGGGTAG
- the rpe gene encoding ribulose-phosphate 3-epimerase, producing the protein MIRIAPSILAADYAALSDEVARLGDEVDWLHVDVMDGHFVPNLTIGPPVVAALRRRTELFFDCHLMMTNPGDFLEAFRQAGANHCTVHVEAGDTESLIGEMRALGLSVGLAVNPETPFEAFASYLDRLDLILLMTVHPGFGGQSFISEVMPKVERTRAELDRRRLAVAIEVDGGIESHTLPVAARAGAEVFAAGTAIFGQDDPQEAARLLQRAAEGEHERAGR; encoded by the coding sequence ATGATCCGGATCGCTCCGTCAATCCTCGCGGCCGACTACGCGGCCCTGAGCGACGAGGTGGCGAGGCTGGGCGACGAGGTCGACTGGCTCCACGTCGACGTGATGGACGGCCATTTCGTGCCCAACCTCACCATCGGGCCACCGGTCGTGGCCGCGCTGCGGCGGCGCACGGAGCTCTTTTTCGACTGCCACCTGATGATGACCAACCCGGGCGACTTCCTCGAGGCCTTTCGGCAGGCGGGCGCCAACCACTGCACCGTGCATGTCGAGGCCGGCGACACCGAGTCGCTCATCGGCGAGATGCGCGCGCTCGGGCTCAGCGTCGGACTGGCCGTGAATCCCGAGACGCCGTTCGAGGCCTTCGCCAGCTATCTCGACCGGCTCGATCTCATCCTGCTGATGACGGTCCACCCCGGCTTCGGCGGGCAGTCCTTCATCTCCGAGGTGATGCCCAAGGTCGAGCGCACCCGAGCCGAGCTCGACCGCCGGCGCCTGGCCGTGGCCATCGAGGTGGACGGCGGCATCGAGTCCCACACCCTGCCGGTCGCTGCCCGCGCCGGGGCCGAGGTGTTCGCCGCCGGCACCGCCATCTTCGGTCAGGACGATCCCCAGGAGGCGGCCCGTCTCCTCCAGCGCGCCGCCGAGGGAGAGCACGAGCGAGCCGGCCGGTGA
- a CDS encoding MogA/MoaB family molybdenum cofactor biosynthesis protein, producing MSRPLTAKVLTVSDGVAAGTREDRSGRALADRLAAAGFAVTDRRAVADGVEPVSDALRRLATDFEGLVVTTGGTGFAARDLTPEGTRAVLDRDAPGLAEAMRLVSPRGRLSRGVAGTLGRCIVLNTPGSPAGAVECVDAVLDTLPHALDLLAGRPTEH from the coding sequence GTGAGCCGGCCGCTGACGGCGAAGGTGCTCACGGTCTCCGACGGCGTCGCTGCCGGCACGCGCGAAGACCGGTCGGGCCGAGCCCTCGCCGACCGACTGGCCGCCGCCGGCTTCGCGGTGACCGACCGCCGGGCGGTGGCCGACGGGGTCGAGCCGGTCTCCGACGCCCTGCGCCGCCTGGCGACGGACTTCGAGGGTCTCGTCGTCACCACGGGAGGGACGGGCTTCGCGGCGCGCGACCTGACCCCGGAGGGCACCCGGGCGGTGCTCGACCGTGACGCTCCCGGCCTGGCCGAGGCCATGCGACTGGTGAGCCCCCGCGGCCGCCTCTCGAGGGGAGTGGCCGGAACGCTCGGGCGCTGCATCGTGCTCAACACCCCCGGATCGCCGGCCGGGGCGGTCGAATGCGTGGACGCCGTGCTCGACACGCTGCCGCACGCCCTCGACCTTCTGGCCGGCCGTCCCACCGAACACTAG
- a CDS encoding riboflavin synthase, whose amino-acid sequence MFTGIVEELGRVRERDGGRLVFEGPLVSEDARVGDSIAVNGCCLTVTATGEGWWTADAVEETLSRTNLDRLAPGDPVNLERPVRLSDRLGGHLVQGHVDAVGTILEPAPALRVSAPAAVLRYVVEKGSITVDGVSLTVVEVTADGFSAAIVPHTVRATTLGHRRPGEPVNLEIDVIAKYTERLLAGGATTAGPGGRPYCPAERGGP is encoded by the coding sequence GTGTTCACCGGCATCGTGGAGGAGCTCGGGCGGGTGCGGGAGCGAGATGGCGGGCGTCTGGTGTTCGAGGGCCCGCTCGTGTCCGAGGACGCCCGGGTGGGCGACTCGATCGCCGTCAACGGCTGCTGCCTCACCGTGACGGCGACGGGCGAGGGCTGGTGGACCGCAGACGCCGTCGAGGAGACGTTGTCCCGGACCAACCTCGATCGCCTCGCTCCCGGTGATCCGGTGAACCTCGAACGGCCGGTGCGGCTGTCGGACCGCCTGGGCGGCCACCTCGTCCAGGGACACGTGGACGCCGTCGGGACGATCCTGGAACCGGCCCCGGCGCTGCGCGTGAGCGCTCCTGCGGCCGTGCTCCGCTACGTGGTCGAGAAAGGATCGATCACCGTGGATGGGGTCAGCCTCACCGTGGTGGAGGTGACGGCGGACGGCTTCAGCGCCGCCATCGTGCCCCATACGGTTCGTGCCACGACGCTCGGGCACAGGAGGCCCGGTGAGCCCGTGAACCTCGAGATCGACGTGATCGCCAAGTACACCGAGCGCCTGCTGGCGGGCGGCGCGACCACGGCCGGCCCGGGAGGGCGGCCCTATTGTCCAGCCGAGCGGGGAGGTCCCTGA